Within the Vigna angularis cultivar LongXiaoDou No.4 chromosome 10, ASM1680809v1, whole genome shotgun sequence genome, the region ACAAGTGAATACATGCTACGCTCAAATAGTTTTCCACATTCCCCtacttcaaataattttcagaacaataaaaaattggaCTCAGACATTGCTTCAAATAGTTTTCATGGCtgcattattttaaataacagcatttaatagaaaattaaaagtgaCTTTTCACTTATCCAAGCTTATCCTGTCTTCTGTCTTGTATTATGTCAATCTAATGAAAATCAGAAAGTGTATTCTTCAAAACTGGAACAATCTGTTCTAATTTTAATGTTGTTATATGTATTGTGCATTTTAAAGCTATTATCTGTACTGTGCATTTCAAAGTTGTCATGCGTAATTACTTGTTTTAGATTCATCGTTACACTTATTGACTTGTATGCCTATAGTGTCTGATATCACATCTGTTTCTTTTAGTTATTGATACGATGCAAATGCAGATTTTAAACATATTCAAACGTATTCATGTCAGTGATAAAAGTATCATATATGTTGAAATATGAGAAAACATAATGTTGAGAACATGTAtgaaaactatttatattaaaacctaAATCAAACATACCCTTAACCCcgattattttcattatatccCAAATCTCAAGGCccagaacaattttttttcatggttGTGCATAGTTTAAACAATATCTcgtacataaaaaaaaacacagtatCTGGATACACTACTAGGACATTATATAAAATGAGAATGCAGCAGTGTAATGTTCATTCCAATTTAATAGCAAACTTGAAACTATCAGGGGAAGCATTTCATCCTCTGCAAAACGACGTATGAAAGCTATGTTAACAATTGGAACAAATATTATGGTCTTGATTCAGATAACGTTTATTATTTTACCTGTCGTTCAACTTCAACAGCTGAGGCAGCTAGTCTGAGCTTCAAAACTGATCTGTCTTGCTGACAATTTTCTGTCTCTTTGTCTAATAAAAGGTACAGACAGCAAGGTTTAGTGGGAAAGAGAATCCAATCCAACACAACTATTAAGAAAAGCTAAGAGACAAAAAGACTAAGTACTAGATAGAACTTGGAATTGCCTTTCCATCCAAAAACTGCAATGTAGCCTAATAGTAATCTTGATAGGGTAACTAACTAGCATGGGAAATCAAGCAAGCGAAACTGGACATTCTTATAGGATATGATTACATCAGGGTTCAGCCATGagtctattttaatttaactttggATGAGCTTTCCAGGGACATACATAAAATGATCTAAACTGTATTATTTTTGCAAACAATGTACCTTTGTATTGAGGAACAAAAGGAAGCCTTACCTCTAAACTTGAGCTTTTTATTCAGGGGATGACAACTTTGGATGGGTCAATCACATCCCATGGAAGAGTAATTTGAAATCAAGGGGGTTTCTGAGGTGACTATGGAGGGAAGAGCTTGAGTTGGTTTCAATGGTAGGAATCTTGTACTCTGAGACCGATTTCAATGATGTTTAGTAACATAGACACTAGGCATTTTCTGCCATTCATAATCCAGAATCTTTACAACATCTTGTCAGGTCTAAAATAAGAGGGCTTGGTTCAAGACTACTTCTACTCATAGAGCAAGAACAGCTTTTGTATATGTCAATTACCTCTAAATTTTTATTAGAGGGTGAACTCTGAGATGCATCACAAAAAATATGGGCATCGTCCAATGCATTTTTTTCCAGTATTAGTGATTCACGATATAACATTTGGTAGTAAAAGCAAAGTTACCACCACAACATTTAATCCCAGTAGTTTATCAAATTTAATCCCAGTAGTTTCAGTCCCTATAATTTATTCTTTAGGATATCAGTCCCTTGTTTCAATTTGTTGGATTTTGGTCCCTGTCATTAGGTTTTAGCCCCAAATTATATTTGTGTCCCTAATTTCCATAAAGATCTAGTCCTTAATGTTTCAAATTTCATATTGGCAACTGAGGgaccaaaatcaaaataagGGAAACTATTAGAATGTAATCGGCCATTACAGATTTATAGAGAATTAAGCGTTACATATGAAAAATTAGAATGATTGATTCCTAATTATTAGgtgtatttattataattgattatgtattATGCTATAAATACATTCTGTGTGATCTACATTAGACACACAATACATTCAGAACATATATAATTCTATAGAAACTATAAAGCTACTATTCAAAAGAAGGACAAAATCCAAATCAGGTGAAACTACTTCTCTAATTTGAATCAAcaagcaacaaaagaaaattaaaattgaaagattCTTACCATAGTAATAAGATGACAAGATAGTGATGCGTTCCATTggctgaaaaaagaaaaacagaattaTCCAAGTACAAAGGGAGAAGTAATCACGTTAACAAATTAAAGTTTGCTCCAAAAACATTAAACGAAAGATAAGCATATACACATTTGTTCTATTAGAAAACCAGCAGATCCAAGAAGATACCAAATAAGCAATTGATTGGTTTTATGCCGATAACAACAACAATGGACCACCCCAACAAATGTAAGAAACAATTAAGTTTCAAAACATTCTAAGCAGTGCAAACTTCAACATTCAGTAAGAAGGATAAAAAGTATTAGAAATACCAGCTCACAGTTATCGTCTTCGCCCTTAAACATAAATAGTTATTGtcatatgaatataattttttgaaggCATCATATCAAACGAGAAGAACTCTTGTTACTGTAAGAAATAAGCACAATAAATATAGacaaaaactattaaaaatttagctcatatttaaattatcaagataaaagataaatgaacataatattttaaatgttcaaCTGATCACTAAATCTTGACTGTCAATGTAAGGTTGTATTACCAAGATTTATAATTCCCATTTTATCTCAAAAACCAACATTTCTAACTTAATACACCCCTTTTTCTGAATTGCTCTATTATACAAAAACCACCCTCAGTTTTAGCAACAAAAGCCCAAAGGTGAATAATTTGAAGCCACATAACTTCTATAGAGAATTTTTCTTTCCCAAATACATACATACAAATCTATGCATTCAAGTTGAGGATCCCCCTTCCCCACAACAACCTACCTCtcccttttctcttcttcctcatttcTCAATAGATTTGCCCATGGCTTCTCCACAAGGTTTTAAAAAACAGTAGTTGcagggaaaaaaatgtaaatttcctAAAACATGGAAACATGTGCACATTATACATGATTGAACATTCAATGATGGAAAAAAAGAGCAATGCGCAAAATGGATCAGATTTCTAGTTTACCATTACAAATATACCCTCTTTGCGGGTAGGTAGTTGCTCGAGCTTTGTCAATGTCTCATCGCCTTTAGTAACTTTTCCAAATATTGCATACTGAAAAAGGCTTACATCAGTATATCAATTGTAAACATCACAAGATAGAGTGAATGGGTTTGCAACGATATTATATTGCAGCATAGTTACCAAACCTTTCCATCAAGATGAGGAGCATCTCCAAGTAGTATTGAAAATGAGGATGAACCACTGTCTGGATCATCATACCTGTGAGAACAAATTTGCATGTCAGGTccttcaacaatttcaaaccaAAAGAATGCTTTCAGAAATACGCAAGGAAGATAATAATGAGAACTTTTACATAGCTGATTACTCCAACAATCGTGTGTTAAGATTATAAATTCCAGTTCACTCAATATATACTAAATATAACCTTAACGCTGCTGCTAGCATCTTCAATAAACTTGTGTCAGTCATACACATCAAAATAGCAAAGATTCCAAATGCTTCCACAGAGCTATCTTTTATCATTTAGCCACTTTCAGTTCATGGGATTTTACTCTACTCCTTCAGCATGCTAAACAGTAAACAACCAAAGCCTGCCAACCCTTTACAAACCTTACGTCCCCTCTCCTCTTAAGTCATTCATTTGGAAAATAGGGTTAACACTCTGTACTAGCGATATATTTTTAAGCTAATGAATAACTTGTTCATgttgtttattgtttattaaGTGGGACTTGAAGTATGTCTTGTGTTTCATGATCTTatgtttgaaatatatttgaagTTTCTGTATTGagtttattgtaattttaatttaattcatttgcTTTATTAACGTTGATAGTTAATTacactattaaaataataattttattttatttagatataaGGTTTgtcaaaaggaaaaatatatattttaactaaaacGAGGAAAAGATGTCGAGGTATAGGATATAGGTACCCAATACGTATGAAAATGAGGATTAAAGATGTTTTCTATGTCAGTATGGGCCCAGAGATGAGTATCTTCGTAGAAGTGGCTACGGAGATAAATACTTTACCACCCTATCCAAAATCTAACTATTGTCATACCTAGCCCCTGTGAGATGCAAAGGCTTCTTGGTGGCCAAGGTATTTATGTGGGAGACcagaatattaaaaatagacgATGTGGGTGTGTGACTCCTAGAACAGGTCTTTGAATTGGGCTGACCAAAATCAGATGGTTCATAGGAGTGGTAGAGCTCCGGCCAATAATGGCATTCACAATGGAGCCTTTACCTACAAGGATAGTTCGGAACAGATAAGCGAAAATAAATGCTAAAAACAAATTCACGAGTAAATCTAATTTTTTCACCCAAAAACTCAGTTTTAAGGGATAATTGGCTAAAAAGACCAAGATCATGTATGTACTAGTTCTTCTCAAAACTTGTACTATGACACTCGACCCATCATTAATCCTGGCTTGAGCAGACCAAGGGAATACGGATATAACACAAAGGTAGAACACcatatcaaaattaaacaacTATTTGCTGAAAATCTACACGGATCATGAAACTATGAAACTTGGTAATCACCAGCAACCACAGTTCTAACtagttagttttaaaattatgcccagaaaataaaatttgaagtcaAACTAAATTTTGCACAGACTAAAACTCATAACTAATTAGTGTTAAACCATGCACAAATgcaatttaataacaaaaaaaaagtgacgAGAATCACATTAAATCAAGAGCTTCAGCAGAAGAAATATGCTATTGCAAGCAGCAATTACTGTCTAGAAAGACCTAACCTTCCCATGGAAAGAATACCCCGAACATGTTTGACGTCACTAAATTCACCAACAACAGTCTTATCAGACTCTCTTTTCTGATCCTCATTCATGGGAGCCGATCTCCCATTCGAGACATCTGCTACTTGGGCCACAAATCCCTTATCCACCTGGGTATTGAATTCAAAGCCATTGACTCACAAAGCAATAAAACACACAACACCTTCATAAAACCCAACGCTCACTAGCTTTTTTTCCAGAGAACAATACCCGAAAGAAATGGTTAGTGTTATATCCTCCAAGTCGCACGAGCTTAAAAATGTGGTCAACAGTTTTGGGTGCAACGGTTGGATAGAAACCAAATTCAATGTCCCCATACTTTGTCTGCATCAGAAAACACAAGAATCTAAGTGACCAACCAACAGgtaacaaacaaaaagaaaaaaattgaaataaaattcagaAACAAACAATCTAACAGCAAGCAAGCCGGGATTTTTCACTGAATATGCTGCTTAATTCCAGTTTTCACAAATACCCAGAACATAAATAACTTGGATCGTCTCTATCAAAAACAAGGGTATCCACAGTCTGAGCTTCTCCACTACTTAATAGAGCACGGATAGAGAACTCCACTACAATTCTACAACACTGAAAGCACTACATATGTATGAAACTCAATTCAAGCTTTTACTGCAAATCCAAGcaattacaaatgaaaatagaaaaggaTCAAGCTtcatgaaatattaaaatagagaAACCTGAAAGACGACGCGAGTCGATCCCAGTTCGGGTTCCAGAGCGGAAATTGCAGATATTAACGCCAACAAAGTACAGCCTTTGATCCAAAATCTGAATCCTCGTATCCACATTTCGTCCAACGTAATTTAGTACCTTTTCACCTCCGAGAACTAGAGTCAACCATCACAAGtacagaaaactgaaaattgaaacttttttctgTTAGTTGTTGGTATCATTTGTACCTTCCTctcatgttatttttttttttttcatgagatTCGTTTTGGGTCTTTTGTTTCCAATACAACGGCACCAACCATTTTTAAGCCCGTGAATACGAATACGAAGCTTAACAGTATGGCATTGGTCTGGGCTGAAATTACCCAGAATGGATCAGGGTTGCACTTCCAagttcttcctgcacctccaaagtTTTGTAAATGCCTAAACTATCTAAATTCTTTTTCCCTCTCCTATAATTACTTCACCCATTTACTTTTTACTCTCACTTTCTTTAACCTAAACCTAGTTGCACCTCCCTGGTCCTTGCTTTCTCCACCCTACCCTTGTACTACCACAAATTCttattttcctctctttctcaATATTCAACCTTAATGGTCGAGGGGACATTTGttttcatttacatttatttggttatatttgttgataaatgtTTAGTACATTGTAAATCATCTGGACGAAGATAGAAATAGGGAAGGTAAGGTATAGGATTACAAATTTTGGAAAATAGGTTTATCATATTTCGAAATTCAATTTTGAAGTTAATCGAAtttagaaatattattaaatttggaaTATTAACCAGATTTCGAAATTTGgtaaaatcattaattaaattttgaaattccttgaaatccttaaatagattttgaaatttgtaaaaagtctttaaaaaaaatttcaaattcaatatatatatatatattattttttaattttatgttaatttaattttgatggaatttatttattgtgttcTATTTTTTGGTTTAggattttaattctttttagaattattaatttaattttttattttaattatttttttaattcactttaatggttatgattttgttgttttttttatattttttttattttttatgtttttcttaggTTTATGGATTTATATATAtcattgtaaatttttaatatttttaattattattttaattatatttaaaactttatttttatttaattttatatggttatggttttgttattttctttaatttttttctatgttctcgttttctttatttattttctttaaattagttgcttttttatgtttcttgattttaaatttttatgaatttgtttgttataGCAATGACAAAAACATGAGGTGCATCTACATATCGGGCCAAGAGTTCTTCACAAGGTGAAGCCAAAAGGAGACCTACGTCATCTGTTTATAGAAGGGGTCGTCCTAGAGAAGCTGCAACATTATCTCATCTTTATCTTCATGAGCAAGAAGAGGATGTTATTAGGGAGTAACATAATGTTGTTAAACAACACGAGAATTAGGGCTGGGCAAAAATAACTTATGTGTACtgtactatagttaactatactatattatacttaaaaaaactgatccatttttactaaaagttcagtatactattttatggtttaggttttaaaaattgaacttataacagtttcggttcagttaactgtgagaactgtatctactcttttctcttctctagttCACGTTCAATTGCTCCGTCTTGCTAAGAaaacgttatttaataataaaatattaataaaagaaatcgttcaaataaaaaattaataatgaattttttaagacaaaatttttttatcacaaatttttatatttttttatcacaaatttttatatttttttatcaataaacatacattactttttaaataatattattttaagtaataaaagtaaaatatattttttaaaatttaattttattaaatgattaaataatataaatcataaaaaaaaagactataaaaaaataatactttaaatttattatattctttaacatattattaaatatgtaaaaatatgttaaaaaaacttttagtgatattaaaatgtgtgtaagcacacacactaaaataactatttattttaaaaatcaacttactttaaaataaatatcaatattattatttttaaatgatagtattttacatactaaaactaaaatatattttttaacattaaattttattaaatgaatatataatgaaatatcataaaaaaatagtaatgtagcaaaaataattaatattatagaaatatcaaatgacaaaaaaattaacaaacttttattaagagtaatttttctagtatcatcttttattatattataataattaataaatattagtttaatttttacataataaaatataaataataaataattgattaatgaaACAATTTTACgagggaacaaaataaatataaataaaaaattaaaaaaataaatataaaagtaaaataatattcatgacaaaataaatataaataaaaaataaaataaataaagaaataataaaataatttccatacacatataataataaaagaaatataaataaaatagaaaataataatatcaaataattaaaaagttaatttgtaatgaataaaataaaataaatattaaaataaatttcaattaaaaagaacatgtattgttatactattcagtttaaaaactagttcaattgagtttaaaattattataattcagtttaaaattagtataattagtagttcagtttagtttatattgtagtttagtacaatttagtatagttcagttcagtccagtttgataaaacaaaaaacagttcagttcagtttgtctgaactgttttatagctcagttcagtttagacaaattagtttttagttcagtatAAATTTTAGTAATACAGTACAGTTCAGTTATATTTGTCCACCCCTAACGAGAATGTTGttgaagaagaacatgaagtAGATGGATTTCTTAGAGGTCCACATGATACATCATTATTCATGAGCTATGTCAATCTAACAGTTTACTTTAAAAGTGTCACTTATaagatttagttttttttttaaatgacatCTTTATCTAAATATGTTGTAAGATGATGATGTTATAAATTGCATCCCAACATGAACAAAAGTCTCTCGTACTATTCCCCAATACTTTCTTCAACTTaaagtgaagaaaaacaatCGTAATACAAATGACATAAACAATGTCATAAAACATCTAACAAaaacaactaaataaaataagattaaatcatatttatttgatgttgtGTTTTCTAAATGCATAACTCAATTTGTCGAGACCTTTACAAATTATTTCTTATATGAAATGATCCaagagtcattgacatattcataTAATGTTCAcctgatttcaaaatttaggaGAAATAAATACCGAATTTCGAAAATGGATGAGTTTcttaaatgaattttgaaattcaggataattaaatatatcatttcAAAATCCGGTGAGTTTTtcaaccaaattttaaaatgggATGAATTCCTGAACAAGATTTCAAAATATGGTGAATTcctaaattagattttaaaattccaTGATTTTCTAAAccagattttgaatttttttaaattttaaaatttggtaaatTCTTaaatcgaatttcaaaatccggtgattttctaaattagatttcaaaattcagtaATTTCTTACATTGGATTTTGAGATATGATGATTTCCTAAATaagattttttgaaatttaattagttttttaatcagattttgaaatcagctagatacaaaatataataaaaataaatataaattttaaaggaaataaatataaaatttaaaaccaaaCTTAATGAACAAGAACGCTTATACTTGAAAGATAAACGAGatgaaatgaagaagatgaagaaaaccAACTGAACAATAGAGGAAAACGAATTAAAAAATGAGTTACTGAAACAAGCAAAAGACTATGTCACACGAGAGAACCACACCAGcgagaagaagaaaacatgtGAAGACGAATGAATGTCTTTGATAAATGTAAAGGGCACAATAAATACGTTTTGGTAAGCAATAATTACcatttacttaattatttttatatatatttttagtgaagGTAATTTCTCTCAGCATGAAACTTGTAGGTGTAGGAAAAAAACTGAGATATAGGAAGAAAGATCCAAAGGATTATCTTATGGCCCATGCCAGTCACGCAAAGcccctttttatcttttagttccattacaaattttatgaaaacaaTCTCATAAATCACAAAAAACTAGTTCTGGTAAAAAAGATTGAATTAGTAAGTTTTAGTTCAAGAATATACATTACAGAAGATAATTCTCATAAATATATTAGGGCATAACTAtgttaagaaaattgttttcccaaaatattttagttttttaaaaaaggcAGTATGCAAATAGAGAAGAAGAACTTGCCAATAGCATCATACTTAACTTATTCTTTTAGTTTGGGGCCAAAGGATGTGGCCCTAACGTGAATTAGAGTCTTCAATATGtgacttttttctttctgcatttccatattaaaagaaaaaaattaaaatacttttcctATTGTACCACTTCACCTACCCCTGCCATTACCATTGCACCTCTATTCTCCACTACAGAGAAACGAGAAGAATAGAAAGAACTcattttgcaaaaaaaaaaagaaaaagactcgttttgaaaaatattatatatattcttgaAAACTTGTTATGCAAAATTTTGTATGAGAAATCttgttttataaatgtatttgaTGTGTTTCGGAAAGCTTGTTTTGTTTCAGAAATTCTGTTAGAAAATCTTGTTCCAAAAATTTCAGGAAGCAACTTCCGAAAGATTTCCAGAAAAGGTATAATCTATAAATCATTTTTACGAAAATAGTTCTGAAAATACAATTAGAAATTACAGGGGTGCAGTTAGAAATTATGGAAGTACAAGAAATGCGTATCTCATTGGCTCGTGGATCTGGATTAAGTTGTGGGTTTCAAGCGTTCAGCAGAAGGGAGAAAaccaaaaaagaaataaaaatacagtTTTTAAAAGGCAAAGAATTATAAAGTTTGATTTGAAGTGATATATATTCACATTTGTAGTGAGAAAAAATTGATGATTTGCACACACTAAAATATGTTGTTTCGATCCTAAATCCATctaatcaaatattatttaaggaataaaataataaaaataaatgtttttaagattaactaaattatatatttgtttttcaattaagCATTCAAGATACTATAGTTAAGATAGACTCTAATTTCCCTCTCATATCATAtcaaaaaatgaattttaaatctaattacaCTCTTTAAAACTAGTTTGTAATGTGAAGTTTACATCCATTTATACgttataaattgatcttatttttagttgatgtgagacttttAACCTGTATGGTTTACtccaaaggaaaaaaaatcaatattttaactttaaaatagcCAGT harbors:
- the LOC108322480 gene encoding peptidyl-prolyl cis-trans isomerase CYP23 gives rise to the protein MWIRGFRFWIKGCTLLALISAISALEPELGSTRVVFQTKYGDIEFGFYPTVAPKTVDHIFKLVRLGGYNTNHFFRVDKGFVAQVADVSNGRSAPMNEDQKRESDKTVVGEFSDVKHVRGILSMGRYDDPDSGSSSFSILLGDAPHLDGKYAIFGKVTKGDETLTKLEQLPTRKEGIFVMPMERITILSSYYYDKETENCQQDRSVLKLRLAASAVEVERQRMKCFP